The DNA region TTACACTTACTAGAATACAGAATTTCAGATTCAATAGCTGATACACAAGTAATAAGGTCTAAGTTTGTGActacatgatattttaaaaagaagaaaattgatTAAGCATGTTCCCTACGAAGAAACTGTTAGGAGTCAGTGCACTTTTCTTCCTCTTGAACCCAGCGGATTGTCAGTTTTCTTCGATCACATCTGAGATGCTCTTTCTAGGCTTTTTGCTGCATCTTTTAGTTTTCCAACTAAATCCTAAAAGATGGAGTATTTCATTTTAGAATATATTTTGCAACAAGCTGGCTATTAATAGAGAcaaatatacattatttttagATACTCAACATGGGAATAGCAGCACTTGTCTCAAGAGGACTTTTATATTTGATACAAATTTAAATGTCAATTAAAGCAATAACTTTTACTATGCTGCAATGCTTAAAGTGTTCCACATATATTTGCAAAAAGTAACCTTTCACGTGGATCCGTTACTAAAATATTAAAGTGCATTTTTAAAACGAAGATGTATCAGCAGCGTATTCACAGTTAACATTAAAAGATACTTATCACAATAGGCATAggcaaatttcaaatattttgaaaatatttaatgtcaAATTTTACGCCAACACAATCCAGCAATCAAAGCAtgtcaaatttaattaactcagAAAAACCTAAACCTAACCAAACTATATCTTTGTAGGTAAAACAAAGTTTTTGGGAAACATTTCACTTGAGTTTTAAATTTGTAATTGGAATCTTTGCATCCCCCTATCTCCCCCACAGTCTTTCACAGTTTTTCCCTAATATTTTTCAGTATAACAGCCCTCCAACCACTTAATTACATGCTTAATTGCTAAGTAGAGATCAATGTATATTTCAATTCATTACTTCCTCTTTAGGTGCAATTAGCACCGACTAAAACTCTTCAGTTTATACACATTAATCAATCATGCAGTGGTTATCCAAATACCATACCATTTTCTCCTTTATATTTTCTCTGTATCACAGGAGATTAAAGTTGTAGAAAATTGATGGATTTCCTTTCAGATTAACATTACATTAAGAAATGTTTTCCATCCGTTTCTAAAGCCATACCAACAAAAGAGTAATTCGCAGCTAATTAATTTCGCGTAGCTGGCAGCTTCACATCAGAAGTACAGATACAATacaatatttcatttaatatGTTTTTACAAAAGGCATTCGTCCCAACTTCATATATTTTTTGAACTGTTTACAAACTTTGCGGTTGATTGACACCCGATCAAAATTCACAGCGCTGGAGTCAAATACAGAAACAGTGATGATATAAGAAAATACCTGTAACTGTTCCATAGTGCAACTAAAACTAACGTCAGGGTGTGATCTTGAGTCGCTGTTCTGAAGGAAAAGAATAACACctgtttaattaaaatgtgtcTTGAGCCTGGAGTTGCCTTTTATCTACTTATGCTAGGAAAAGTGATATACAGTACCTCCACATTTAAGGTCACCAAATAGGCAGGTCGATAAGTTTTATGAAGTTGGTTGGTCTAAAGTGAtcataaaacacacacagaaaatcaGACATTACCACTGAGAAGGAAATCAAATCAAAGTTTCCTAATGTGGTAAGATTACCTTGATTTGATATTCCAGGCGCCAAGAAACATCGGTTACGTGCAGAGGACACCTGCCTATACTGAAAGATACAATGGTTATGTGTATCCTACCCTAAAACTAAAGGTCAGTTCTTCAAGGCTTTTGGTAAACAAACCCTAACAAGTTTTTACGATTTTCCTCAAATGATTGTTCAAAAGTTCACAACTTTATTTAAAGAAGAGAGTGTTAAATGGAAAAGGAAAgttcatattttgtttaaatttgtgTTCAAAAGTATTAAATACAATTGAACGATTTGTTACTTTAATCATTTAAATAGCTCATTATAATTCCCCCCAAAATacatctgggtttttttgtttgcttgtttaaatAGTATCTAACTGAAAAATGATTTCTGTTGACAGAATAACCTACCTTCCCAATATGAGTTCCAACGtatctttgtttttctgaaaaaaggaaaacatgtaTTTGCCAACTTCTACTGAATGAATAATTATAAAAGGGAAATATAGTTTAAAATTGGCTTAAAACCTGATATTCGGTGCAAAATTGCTCTATTCTCTCTCTATCAAATTTACAGTCTTCTAGACATGtgctagagagagaaaaacagaagtgtaTTAGTCTTTGAATAGAAATTAGCAGTATAATTTAAAGAAACAGCCACTAGAAAAATAGGGCGGCTTCAAAATACCTTATAGCAGATTTGTCGGCTTTGTGTTTTCCAGCCTCCAGTATacaagctgcagctgctgcatgacAATGTTTTAATACTGTTGGGTCAATATGTTTCAAGACTGGGTGatctaaaataaatgaatgacTGATGATATACTTGTTCCTGAAGCCTGAAAACAACTTAAAAGGGcgtctctttctttttaaaatgaactgttCTAAGAAGTTACAAAGTAAAATGTTTCATAATTCAGAGGGTGGCAGGAAACTAAATATGTAGGCAAGTTATTAAACTAAATACAGCACAAAACACAGCAATTTTCATATTGTGAAAATCATTGCTAAGACGTTAGTTTCAGTAATAAGTGGGTACATGCATCTCCCCTCAACCCATTAAAAATCTTAGGTATCATAGGGAAACCCTTAACTTCCCATCACCCCACCCGCAAGCATATCTCAGAGCCTTATCACCAGAGACATGGAATTAGAATCTGACCTCGACTACACCAGTTTGTAAATTACTCCGGATTTACATCGGTATAACCGAGATCAGAATCCGGCTCATAAAATTTAAAAGAACATAAATACAAAGGTTTCACAGGTTTTCTGAGTAAATTATCTCTTTTTCTCCTAACTGCTCCTTCCATCCATCCCCTACCCCTATTTTATTCTGTTCATTTATAGAATTAAATTCAATGATCCCAATTAAGAATAATGTAAATTATAAACTAATTGCACGGATTTGCTGGGATTGCCATAGGAAGAAACATCccacacagaaaataaaacaaacaacttttgtTCGTGACCCAGGAGGACTCCCGGACACAAACAGGCGGATGCCTTCGTTTTAATTGCTATATACATCACATAATTAAACACCCAAGCACTAACGTTTACAGTAAATACTTCTCCGAATAACAATTTACTTCGGAACTGTCTGCAGATTAAATTTTACCAAAGACTGAttaacccctcccccaaataaattataattttgTTCAGTAATTACAGTTTTAGCTACAATCACCCCCCTAGTTATTTGCATTTTCCAACAAACATTGTGGATTATATTGCAGTCACTAGCcgaataattaaaacaaatcctGTTGTTCCACCCTACTGCTGTGCGAAGCTGCATGTCAAATGTCAACACAGGATTACTTTGCATGTGCAATTACTGACCAGGCAACAGATTTTTATAACCCAAACTGAACTGAAAATAAACGGAGCTGGGAATTAAAAGCACTTATAAGGGGCATCAACTAAAGACTGGGACTGCAGCTGCCAAAACCAAACTGGACCCACTGCCACATACAAATTTGACCCATGCCATCTTCATCTTGACCTCTCCCGTTGGCAAATATACGTAGCTTAACCCCCCTATAGAGCTGTTTCGAATAACCAGCCAGGACAAGAAGTGATAGTTACGCAACTGTCCAAAAATATCCAAGCTCCTTTCATTTAACTGGAGCTTGCAATCTCTTTTAGGCCACAAGCAAGAAATGCACAGTTATTTCAGCAGTGAAATAACAAACATGAGGGAAGAACACTACGTGGGTAAGCGATTACATTGGTGTCTGTCTTGCTTGGTGCAAGTGGCATAGTATGTGTTACAGTACAGGAGTCTAGGGGTCTGGCTCTAGCCTACAATTAGCTGCAAACACAAGTCACAATAATGTAGCAGAAGATAAAAATAGATCCATTTCCCTGTTTCTCTCCAGCGCCCAGAAAGACACTGCAGGCTCCTTTCCTCTCCTGGCTCTTACTCGAAAAGCATAGCTTACCTAAAGCTACCCGGTCCACCTGGGCGTTGAGCAGGCTCTGGAAAGCCGTCTGGAGCAGAACCGCGTAGGCGCTAGGAGAAAAGCAGCCAGAATCGGCTAGGATCTGCAAGCCGCTCTGCACATACTCCGACAGCTCCATTGTGAGCGCTGTGACCTTCGACACACGGCCCACGTGACACCAAGGCTCAGCTGATCTCGCAGCTCCGGAGGAGCTAGATCGGCAGCGGCTGCTTGTTTCAGCCCAGTCCCAGAATGCGAGAGGAGCTGCTGCGGCTGTTGGAAGCTAGGCACCCTTTCTGCCGAGCTAGACACCACACATAAGTGCTTTTGTatttaacccctcccccccttttcaATGTCCTCTATGTCTCCTTTACCAGGGTAGGAGCAAAGCCATTTTctaactaaaaataataaaaatctaatgGACATCCATGAATTTTACACACTTTTGGTGTtaactctccccccccccgccttttttgcagtgtaaataCTACCACTGATTTATTTGTAGGGAACAGCCAAGGAAATTCCACCCGCACGCTGTAAACTGGCTTTACCCTGGCTCTGAACTTTCAATAACTTTCCAGCCCCAGGGAATgcattttttctcctcttttctgcTATATATCTTACTATGGTTTACATTATCATTTGTGAAATGTATTACATGTTATTTACATCAATGTGCAGCTTCCAGACCTTTTTATGCCTCTCGTTCCTGTAGGAATGGCACAAATAAATTGCTGAATAACTCTACTGTTATATTGTAGATGGACACTATGGAGAGAGGTCATTAGAATTGTCTATAACAATAATTACTATTTATGTATTAttatgtaatatattttaaaagctggaATGGTAgatgtatattttatattttggccTGATACTTTCTCAAGTGCTGTGGAAATCTGAATCTGTTTCATTTAGTATTTGTTCTTCCATTATGCAATACAGTAacaggccctgatcttgcaagcacttattcacatgcttaactttacatactATTAGTCCCATGAGTATTTGTAGAATTGCGgccttaaatgtttcttttgtacATAAAGACATTTTGTAATATGTATacctataaaatgaaaaaaaatatatcagtgtAATGTTATGGTTGCGAGTTTACATACACAAAAGTCAGAGAACTTTCCACCAAGACTCACAAGgttttccatttaaatcagtggaggtTAAGagactaaatacctttgtggatttaAGCCTTAATGCTATGATTTCCACGGTAAATATAACTCAGCTCTTTTTCATATATGTAGAATTTTCTATTAATATATATGGCAATATATCTATGTTTAAATATATGAACTATACAATGTTGCTGTGGAAACACTATCCATGAATTTTGTGAGtaatttgtgtgtttaaaatcTCATCTGTAACATTCTATTAATGTACTATTtgcatgtctttaaaaaaatacaaaaacaagttTCTGTGCATTTACTTGAGTTAGATCCAAATGATCACACATTGATACAAATATACTGTTTGCTTGAATGTgtaattattaaaatatgtatttcaatGAGCATATTCCGATATATTCACATAGTTTGTGTTTATCTGAATTATTGCACTGTGGGCTTAGCCCTGCTCCTATCTGAAGTCAGCTGCAAATCTTCCAATGACTTGACCCTTGAAACAATAAAGAAAATGAGGTATTGCAGCACAACTATTTTAACTCATTAatacttttatttcttaatatttttacaaatttACTAAAGcataatttttcaaattaaattagtTTAGAGTAATATGAGTGTGGAAAAAAGTGCTgcctaaaaaaaatttcataaacatgatAAACTTTTATCTGAAACTGGTTGGATGGAATTTTACCAAGCTTTCCCAGTAAGTCATATTTAGGTTAATGAACTGCCAGGAGAAATGTCAACCAAAATGGTAAATTTTGCTAAATTATATGCAACCGAAATAGGGGCTTAGAAGCAAAATGCTTCTTTAACTACAACTATATTATCACTATAGCAACAATATAATATGCATTCTCACATATGGAAAATACTGGTGTAGATAAATGCCACCTGAGAAATAGTATTATTTTGATTGATGACCCTGTAAGTAATATATTCCTGAGATACAAGGTGTTGACATAATATGTTATATAAGCACTTTATATTTGTTTACCTGTTATTTAAATGCTGTGTTTTAAGATTGACagtctataataaataataaagccgTCTGATGGCATGTATTTGTGAGTCAGCTAAGGACCAAATCATGTGATTGACTCTCCTTTGACATCCTCAGTGAAAAAGGCCTTATCATGATAATATACGAATTCTgttgcataaaaataaaatgacaatccttgaataaaaattaaaacaatttaaaacatttttagacaTGATACTTGTCCTGCATACTTGAATGTTCTTTGCCATTCTGCTCAAGCAAAACTCCAGCTAAAGTCAAGGAGAATTTTTCTTAAAGGGACACCCATCAATTTAAAACCtaggtaattttaaaatatgatgtaAAAGTATACACCTTCTCCTGAGTGTCCCTGTctatttttgtgattttaaaatcacgttttcctatttttaaaaagatttctctctctcctgttgttATGTTAAAGACCTGGACAGATGACAGAAGAAACAGTGAAACTGTCATCTATACACATTGTGCTGCCAAAtgcataaagtaaaaaaaaaaaatagaaacatatttttctctAATTTCTTTCAGCTTTACTCATCCTAGCTGTTATTTGTAAGCATAACAGGTAAAGtatacatatatttaatattCAATATAATTAAAATCAACACAATTATTACATAAATTGAGACTTCCATTTTGCTCATCTTCTGAAGTATGTTGCTATCACTTTTTGTTTGCAGGTTGATGACAGGGCTTTTCAGCAGATTGGACAGATTGGGAAGCAGCagtgaaaaaacagttttcattgAGAGGAGCACCATTTATAGTTATCAAAGTAATTAAACAGTAGCATAttatctttaaaaacatttacaattTTCATATCTGTGTCAAGTGATAGCTGGATAGGTAGATAtctaaagggcctgatcctgcagttaaagtcaatgagagtttttcctgAGTAAGAGGTTTTATAGGTTTAGAATTACTGTAGTTTTCCTTTCAAGAAGACAGTCTCATTGTGTAGACTTACTTAAGTAAATTCTTTATTGTTACTCTAAcatatatttttactttaaaaaagaaaaataaatgggcTAAGAGTCTATATATGACTGTTAACATTGGCACAGTCTATAATGTAAATGAGCAAGAAGAACAACATTTAGTTCCCATTTTTCTTGTACTATCTATGGGCTGTCTTGTCAAGCTATTGTATAAACAGAGTTTGTGTACTTAGGGCCCAGTCACCTTCCTAATTAGGAGTGGGGGTAGCACCCAGTGACTGAAGGATCAGGCACTTAAAATATAATGTATTGTATACATACCATACTAGGCTTCAAGATAATGCATTCATActattagaaaataaaaattagaaatctGCTATACATTTTGaagcaatatttttgttttgacacATTGGCTGCAAAGTGAAAGTTACCGGAGTTATGATCTTTGAAGCCTAGGCAGACAGGGATCTTGGTCAGTTTCCTTTTGCAATAGTGAAAGACCATagaaaaaaggggagagaaaataaGGCTATCTGTGCAGCTGTGTTATATAATAATAGT from Chelonoidis abingdonii isolate Lonesome George chromosome 2, CheloAbing_2.0, whole genome shotgun sequence includes:
- the COMMD3 gene encoding COMM domain-containing protein 3; translation: MELSEYVQSGLQILADSGCFSPSAYAVLLQTAFQSLLNAQVDRVALDHPVLKHIDPTVLKHCHAAAAACILEAGKHKADKSAISTCLEDCKFDRERIEQFCTEYQKNKDTLELILGSIGRCPLHVTDVSWRLEYQIKTNQLHKTYRPAYLVTLNVENSDSRSHPDVSFSCTMEQLQDLVGKLKDAAKSLERASQM